A DNA window from Oceanotoga teriensis contains the following coding sequences:
- a CDS encoding 5'-nucleotidase C-terminal domain-containing protein codes for MAKKNNKIWLILSIIIVIILIILFSVLNMNSNKEEQIKSQNEDTNLQKLYEDDQKINNEISDESTDDKLKIDEITDESTNIQQKIEYSDNGKKINMIIIATSDIHGRFMPYEYAIRSENKKGSLAQISTIVKEIRTKNPNTIVVDAGDTIQDNYADIFINETKNPIIEAMNYINYDAWILGNHEFNFGIEPLKKIIKEFKNEVISSNIYDESGNRLVKPYTILEIEDGIKIGIIGTTHPDIMKWDRENLNGYTVTDPAIETKKIINEIKENVDFILSVNHIGMKTDEKDITGIKNILNKNQEIDALIFGHDHKKIQSYYYSNGQIYEKPQNQIKEKMIPIIEPGKWGETLAKIEVTFTKENGKYEIKNREEDIKISLIDIQTKEKTIEPDPEIVEILKPYHEKALKDADTVIGTLMGGDLVEPNQIENIPQVWLEPSAMIDLINKVQIYYANKLTEQNVFISAAAAFREDANIKKGSITKADISKIYKFDNTLYVLQMTGKQLKEYMEWSVEFYNQYQNDDLTISFTQRPGYLYDMFTGIKYQIDISQPNGNRIKNLKYMNDEEIKEKDKINIAVNNYRANTQLLTPGIIFQEELPKVIAKSDYTTLLEDENIREMIIRYIKEEKNGIIFPTKDDNWNIIGNNWNLVKWHKMMKLIEDKKIEVDPYTSVKWENIKDLAKNIILKYKVIKGDWLLKISRMYGIEYMKIAEENNIKNPDLIYPNQIFTIPENYIE; via the coding sequence ATGGCAAAGAAAAATAATAAAATATGGCTAATATTATCTATAATAATAGTTATTATATTGATAATATTATTCTCTGTATTAAATATGAATTCAAACAAGGAAGAACAGATAAAAAGTCAAAATGAAGATACAAATCTCCAAAAACTCTATGAAGATGATCAAAAAATAAATAATGAAATAAGTGATGAATCCACAGATGATAAATTAAAAATTGATGAAATAACTGATGAATCTACAAATATACAACAAAAAATAGAATATTCAGATAACGGCAAAAAAATAAATATGATAATAATAGCTACGAGTGATATACATGGAAGGTTTATGCCTTATGAATATGCTATAAGAAGTGAAAATAAAAAAGGATCATTAGCTCAAATTTCTACAATAGTTAAAGAAATAAGAACAAAAAATCCAAATACAATAGTTGTAGATGCTGGAGATACAATACAAGATAATTATGCTGATATATTTATAAATGAAACAAAAAATCCTATAATAGAAGCTATGAATTACATAAATTATGATGCTTGGATACTTGGAAATCATGAATTTAACTTTGGCATAGAACCATTAAAAAAAATAATTAAAGAGTTCAAAAATGAAGTAATTTCATCGAATATATATGATGAAAGTGGTAATAGACTTGTAAAACCATATACAATATTAGAAATAGAAGATGGAATAAAAATAGGAATAATAGGAACAACCCATCCGGATATAATGAAATGGGATAGAGAAAATTTAAATGGTTATACAGTTACAGATCCAGCAATAGAGACAAAAAAAATAATAAATGAAATTAAAGAAAATGTAGATTTTATATTATCTGTAAATCATATAGGAATGAAAACAGATGAAAAAGATATTACAGGAATAAAAAATATCCTGAATAAAAATCAAGAGATAGATGCACTTATATTTGGACATGACCATAAGAAAATTCAATCATATTATTATTCAAATGGTCAAATATATGAAAAACCACAAAATCAAATTAAAGAAAAAATGATTCCTATAATAGAGCCTGGAAAATGGGGAGAAACCTTAGCAAAAATAGAAGTTACTTTCACAAAAGAAAATGGAAAGTATGAAATAAAAAATAGAGAAGAAGATATAAAAATAAGTTTAATAGACATACAGACAAAAGAAAAAACAATAGAACCGGATCCGGAAATTGTAGAAATATTAAAACCATACCATGAAAAAGCCTTAAAAGATGCTGATACAGTAATAGGAACTTTAATGGGAGGAGATCTTGTAGAACCAAATCAAATAGAAAATATACCTCAAGTATGGCTTGAACCATCAGCAATGATAGATTTAATAAATAAAGTTCAAATATACTATGCAAACAAATTAACAGAACAAAATGTTTTTATATCTGCTGCTGCTGCATTTAGAGAAGATGCAAATATAAAAAAAGGATCTATTACAAAGGCTGATATATCAAAAATATACAAATTTGATAATACTTTATATGTATTACAAATGACAGGTAAACAATTGAAAGAGTATATGGAATGGAGTGTAGAGTTTTATAATCAATATCAGAATGATGATTTAACAATATCTTTTACTCAAAGACCCGGATATTTGTATGACATGTTTACAGGAATAAAATATCAAATAGACATATCTCAACCAAATGGAAATAGAATAAAAAATTTAAAATATATGAATGATGAAGAAATAAAAGAAAAAGATAAAATAAATATAGCTGTCAATAATTATAGAGCTAATACACAATTATTGACTCCAGGGATAATATTTCAAGAAGAATTACCAAAAGTAATAGCAAAATCAGACTATACAACTTTATTAGAAGATGAAAATATAAGAGAAATGATAATAAGATATATAAAAGAAGAAAAAAATGGAATAATATTTCCAACAAAAGATGATAATTGGAATATAATAGGAAATAATTGGAATTTAGTAAAATGGCATAAAATGATGAAATTAATAGAAGATAAAAAAATAGAAGTAGATCCTTATACATCCGTAAAATGGGAAAATATAAAAGATCTTGCAAAAAATATAATCTTAAAATATAAAGTTATAAAAGGTGATTGGTTATTAAAAATTTCAAGAATGTATGGAATAGAATATATGAAAATAGCCGAAGAAAATAACATAAAAAATCCAGATTTAATATATCCAAATCAGATATTTACAATACCTGAAAATTATATTGAATAA
- the lysA gene encoding diaminopimelate decarboxylase encodes MKKIYNAIKQINKVEKTPYYIYSQEQIEENIKNLQEAFNWADFKEYFAVKATPNPHILKIMKNNQCGVDCSGINEIKLAKMVDYKGQDIFFTSNNTTEEEYKYAIKNECIINIDDYKHITMIKKIKQKPETISMRITPLLKVGNGIIGNPEQSKFGNTPEQIKEGLKQIKQIGIKKIGLHTMMVSNELEIETLLKVYKYIFGFVSQIKEDLKIELDFINLGGGIGYNYENREKQIDIQKLGKKTQEIYSKSFKKFENTPKIYMESGRYITNNAGYLITKVINIKKTYKTYIGVDAGMQNLMRPGMYGAYHEIEIINKDLEQRKENIQKYDIVGSLCENNDKFAIDRLLPKVQKEDLLIIKDVGAHGFSMGFNYNAKLKSAEYLIEKDNIKKIRRKETFEDYIQTIMEV; translated from the coding sequence ATGAAGAAAATATATAATGCTATAAAACAAATAAATAAAGTTGAAAAAACTCCATATTATATATACTCTCAAGAACAAATAGAAGAAAATATAAAAAATCTTCAAGAAGCATTTAATTGGGCAGATTTCAAAGAATATTTTGCAGTAAAAGCTACACCTAATCCTCATATATTAAAAATAATGAAAAATAACCAATGTGGTGTTGATTGTAGTGGAATAAATGAAATAAAACTTGCAAAAATGGTTGATTATAAAGGTCAAGATATATTTTTTACTTCTAATAATACAACAGAAGAAGAATATAAATATGCAATAAAAAATGAATGCATAATAAACATAGATGATTATAAACATATAACCATGATAAAAAAAATAAAGCAAAAACCAGAAACAATAAGCATGAGAATAACCCCACTTCTAAAAGTTGGAAATGGAATAATAGGAAATCCTGAACAGTCAAAATTTGGCAATACTCCAGAACAGATAAAAGAAGGTTTAAAACAAATAAAACAAATTGGAATAAAAAAAATTGGATTACATACAATGATGGTATCAAATGAATTAGAAATAGAAACTTTGTTAAAAGTATACAAATATATATTCGGTTTTGTAAGTCAAATAAAAGAAGATTTAAAAATAGAATTAGATTTTATAAATTTAGGCGGTGGAATTGGATATAACTATGAAAATAGAGAAAAACAAATAGATATTCAAAAGCTTGGTAAAAAAACGCAAGAAATATATTCAAAAAGTTTTAAAAAATTTGAAAATACTCCAAAAATATATATGGAAAGTGGAAGATATATAACAAATAATGCCGGATATTTAATAACTAAAGTAATAAATATAAAAAAAACATATAAAACATATATTGGGGTAGATGCCGGAATGCAAAATCTTATGAGACCTGGAATGTATGGAGCATATCATGAAATAGAAATAATAAACAAAGATTTAGAACAAAGAAAAGAGAATATACAAAAATATGACATAGTTGGATCATTATGTGAAAACAATGATAAATTTGCAATAGACAGATTATTACCAAAAGTTCAAAAAGAAGATCTATTAATAATAAAAGATGTTGGAGCACATGGTTTTTCAATGGGATTTAATTATAATGCTAAATTAAAATCAGCAGAATATCTAATAGAAAAAGATAATATAAAAAAAATAAGAAGAAAAGAAACATTTGAAGACTATATACAAACTATAATGGAGGTATAA
- the dapA gene encoding 4-hydroxy-tetrahydrodipicolinate synthase has protein sequence MFKGTATALITPFNKEKELDIKNFEKLINDQIENNINALVILGTTGESPTINEKEKYEIIKKAIEITNKKIPIIVGTGSNDTKKILKNNKIAEELNADGLLIVTPYYNKTTQNGLYENYKYISQNTKLPIVLYNVPSRTGLNIEPKTTIKLLKNIENIIGIKEASGNISQINKILNEKPKNKYLYSGNDDQIIPIMANGGDGVISVISNLIPKQISKMTENILQKKYEEALEINNKYLNLMNMMFEEVNPIPIKYAMSLKYKTENTLRLPLISVTKELEEKIKKEMKRVEII, from the coding sequence ATGTTTAAAGGCACAGCAACCGCGTTAATAACACCTTTTAATAAAGAAAAAGAATTAGATATAAAAAACTTTGAAAAATTAATAAATGATCAAATAGAAAACAATATAAATGCACTTGTAATACTTGGTACTACTGGTGAATCGCCAACCATAAACGAAAAAGAAAAATATGAAATAATAAAAAAAGCTATCGAAATAACCAATAAAAAAATACCAATAATAGTAGGAACAGGATCAAACGATACAAAAAAAATTTTAAAAAATAATAAAATAGCTGAAGAATTAAATGCTGATGGATTATTAATTGTTACCCCATATTACAATAAAACTACACAAAATGGATTATATGAAAACTATAAATATATATCTCAAAATACAAAATTACCTATAGTACTATACAATGTACCATCAAGAACAGGATTAAACATAGAACCTAAAACTACAATAAAACTTTTGAAAAATATAGAAAATATAATAGGAATAAAAGAAGCAAGTGGAAATATATCTCAAATAAATAAAATATTAAATGAAAAGCCTAAAAATAAATACCTTTACTCTGGAAATGATGATCAAATAATACCTATAATGGCTAATGGTGGTGATGGAGTTATATCAGTTATATCAAATTTAATACCAAAACAAATATCAAAAATGACAGAAAATATTTTACAAAAAAAATATGAAGAAGCATTAGAAATAAATAATAAATATTTAAATTTAATGAATATGATGTTTGAAGAAGTAAATCCAATACCGATAAAATATGCTATGAGTTTAAAATATAAAACAGAAAATACATTAAGATTACCATTAATATCTGTTACTAAAGAATTAGAAGAAAAAATAAAAAAAGAAATGAAAAGAGTTGAAATAATATGA
- a CDS encoding 4-hydroxy-tetrahydrodipicolinate reductase produces the protein MKYGLIGYKGKMGNSIKKLMDEENHQLVYKLDKNIEEEIDIPQLIIDFSNKSLIDKVIEKTQKYKSKLIIGTTALEQKDIEKLKQISQNTAIIQSYNYSIGIQLLIKAAQMINKQTLNWDKEISEIHHRFKVDKPSGTAIMIKNSLDQEINITSKRLGNVFGEHEINFSSLEEIITIKHQALTRDVFARGVLKSVNYIKDKKNGYYTFKDVMEG, from the coding sequence ATGAAATATGGATTAATAGGGTATAAAGGAAAAATGGGAAATTCGATAAAAAAGTTGATGGATGAAGAAAATCACCAACTTGTATATAAATTAGATAAAAACATAGAAGAAGAAATAGATATACCTCAATTAATAATAGATTTTTCAAATAAAAGCCTTATAGATAAGGTAATAGAAAAAACACAAAAATATAAATCAAAATTAATAATAGGAACTACAGCATTAGAACAAAAAGACATAGAAAAATTAAAACAAATATCTCAAAATACAGCTATAATACAAAGTTATAATTACTCTATAGGAATACAATTATTAATAAAAGCAGCTCAAATGATAAACAAACAAACACTAAATTGGGATAAAGAAATATCAGAAATACATCATAGATTTAAAGTAGATAAACCTTCAGGAACGGCAATAATGATAAAAAATTCTTTAGACCAAGAAATAAATATAACTTCTAAAAGATTAGGAAATGTATTTGGAGAACATGAAATAAATTTTTCTTCTCTTGAAGAAATAATAACTATAAAACATCAAGCACTTACAAGAGATGTATTCGCAAGAGGAGTATTAAAATCTGTAAATTATATAAAAGATAAAAAAAATGGATATTACACATTCAAAGATGTTATGGAGGGTTAA
- the dapD gene encoding 2,3,4,5-tetrahydropyridine-2,6-dicarboxylate N-acetyltransferase translates to MDSFQIIEYISNSEKKTPLKVYLKGDLNFLEKEENYYGDEKNGILFIEEKNFQKIYQENKEKIKKFKIEYDRKNSAIPLADYSKYNARIEPGVNIREMVEIGNNCVIMMGAVINIGAKIEEKTMIDMNVVIGGRAQIGKNCHIGAGAVIAGVIEPPSAQPVIIEDNVLVGANAVILEGVKIGKNSVIAAGSIVTKNVEENTVVAGVPAKKIKKIDIETKNKTQIMEELRNL, encoded by the coding sequence ATGGACTCATTTCAAATAATAGAATATATATCAAATTCAGAGAAAAAAACACCTTTAAAAGTTTATCTAAAAGGCGACTTAAATTTTTTAGAAAAAGAAGAGAATTATTATGGTGATGAAAAAAATGGAATATTATTTATTGAAGAAAAGAATTTTCAAAAAATATATCAAGAAAATAAAGAAAAAATAAAAAAATTTAAAATAGAATATGATAGAAAAAATTCAGCTATACCACTTGCAGATTATTCAAAATATAATGCAAGAATAGAACCTGGAGTTAATATAAGAGAAATGGTTGAAATAGGTAATAATTGTGTGATAATGATGGGTGCTGTAATAAATATAGGGGCAAAAATAGAAGAAAAAACAATGATAGATATGAATGTAGTAATTGGAGGAAGAGCACAAATAGGAAAAAATTGTCATATAGGAGCCGGAGCTGTAATAGCTGGAGTTATAGAACCTCCAAGTGCTCAACCAGTGATAATAGAAGATAATGTATTAGTTGGAGCGAATGCAGTAATATTAGAAGGTGTAAAAATAGGAAAAAATTCTGTAATAGCTGCAGGATCTATAGTTACTAAAAATGTTGAAGAAAATACTGTAGTAGCAGGAGTGCCAGCAAAAAAAATAAAAAAAATAGACATAGAAACAAAAAATAAAACTCAAATAATGGAAGAACTCAGAAATTTATAG
- a CDS encoding aspartate-semialdehyde dehydrogenase: MKIAVVGATGAVGKNMVKILEELKIKIEKIDLYSSLRSKGKKIKFKEKEIIVKELNQESFNEEYDYVLFSAGASVSKKYAPIAAKHGSVVIDNSSAFRMQKKIPLIVPEINKHLLKKYKGIISNPNCSTIQMVLALNQIQKNIGIKTIVVSTYQAVSGAGNLAIKELIEQSENIKNDKKIFSKQIDKNLIPIIGETLENDFTTEEEKLIKETNKIFNSKIHIIPTAIRVPVIYGHSESVYIKTKKDTNKEEIKEYILKSEHVKIYENDLLTPKDVENSNITYVSRIRQIKEKEYALWIVADNLRVGAATNAIRIMLEHMKINGVDHEENI, translated from the coding sequence ATGAAAATAGCGGTAGTTGGTGCAACAGGAGCGGTTGGGAAAAATATGGTAAAAATATTAGAAGAATTAAAAATAAAAATTGAAAAAATAGATCTTTATTCAAGTTTAAGATCAAAAGGGAAAAAAATAAAATTTAAAGAAAAAGAAATAATTGTAAAAGAATTAAATCAAGAAAGTTTTAATGAAGAATATGATTATGTATTATTTTCTGCAGGAGCATCCGTATCAAAAAAATATGCTCCTATTGCTGCAAAACATGGAAGTGTAGTGATAGATAATTCATCGGCTTTTAGAATGCAAAAGAAAATTCCACTTATAGTTCCTGAAATAAACAAGCATTTATTAAAAAAATATAAAGGAATAATATCAAATCCAAACTGTTCTACTATACAAATGGTATTAGCTTTGAATCAAATACAAAAAAACATAGGAATAAAAACGATAGTAGTATCAACATATCAAGCCGTTTCAGGTGCTGGTAATCTTGCAATAAAAGAACTTATTGAACAGTCAGAAAATATAAAAAATGATAAAAAAATATTTTCAAAACAAATAGACAAAAACTTAATACCAATAATAGGAGAAACATTAGAAAATGATTTTACAACAGAAGAAGAAAAACTTATAAAAGAAACAAATAAGATATTTAATTCAAAAATTCATATTATTCCTACTGCAATAAGGGTACCGGTTATTTACGGCCATTCAGAAAGTGTTTATATAAAAACAAAAAAAGATACAAATAAAGAAGAAATAAAAGAATATATATTAAAATCGGAGCATGTAAAAATATATGAAAATGATTTATTGACCCCTAAAGATGTTGAAAATAGTAATATAACATATGTAAGTAGAATTAGGCAAATAAAAGAAAAAGAATATGCATTATGGATAGTTGCAGATAATTTAAGAGTTGGAGCTGCAACAAATGCTATAAGAATAATGTTAGAGCATATGAAAATAAATGGTGTTGATCATGAAGAAAATATATAA